The Methanococcoides methylutens genome segment TCTTCAGCTGTGTTCACGACCACAGTGATATCCTCCTCAGGAAGGACATTTCTTAAACCATCGATCAATTTGGGAGTTCCCGTTCCGCCGGACAATACGATCATAAAACAACCTCTGTTTCCATCAAATAACGGAACATCATTATACCATGAAGACTATTTAAACCATATGAAAGTCATTCGGGATCCGGTACATGGGTACATAGAACTGGACCAACTTGTATTGTCATTGATAGATACACCCCAAATGCAGCGTTTAAGAAGAATTCAGCAGTTGGGCCTGTCAAATCTTGTATATCCCGGAGCAAACCATACTCGTTTTGAACATTCCCTTGGAGTAATGCACCTTGCAACTACCCTGACATCACAGCTAAACTCTATCGAGAAAGATGAAAAGGATGAGATCCGTGCAGCTGCACTTCTCCATGACGTCGGCCACGGACCGCTCTCACATGTTACAGAGAGTATCATAAAACAGTATACACGCCAGAGACATGAAGATGTGAAACCTATCCTCAAAAAAGGCGAGATCGCAGAGATACTGAACGAACACGGACTTGATCCTGTGACCATTGCAGATCACATAAAGGGCGAAACATCACTGGGAAAGATAGTTAATAGCGAGATCGATGTGGACCGTATGGACTATCTGGTGAGAGATGCACATTATACAGGTGTTGCGTTCGGACTTGTGGACCATGCACGCCTGATACATGAGATGCAGTTCTACGAGGATAATCTGGTTGTCGGCCTGGGAGGTCTGAAAGCCGCAGAATCACTTCTTGTTTCACGTTTCCTTATGCACCCCTCGGTCTATTACCACCACGTATCCAGGATAGCCGAAACGATGTTTACAAGGGCGGTCCAGGACCTTATCAACAAGAAGACGCTCGACCCGTTCAAACTGCGCCAGATGGAAGATGCAAGGTTGTTCGAGATGATCAGGGCAGACGATGGGTATGCAGGCGAGCTTGGAAAACGACTCGATGAAAGAAGGCTTTACAAACGTGCCCTTCATGTTGGCATTGAGGTTGTTGGTGAGAACGTCCTGCGTTACAGGGGAAAGGTAGACCGGGTAGAAAATGAGATCGCAGATATGGTTGGCATCGACAGCAGCGAGATCCTGATCGACATCCCAAAGCGACCGGAGATCGCTGAAATGAAGGCATTGATCAAGGTCGACGGGAAGATGCTGAGGCTTGATGAAGCCTCCAATATCGTGGCCACCATAGAGAATGCCCACCAAGATAACTGGAGAATGGGCGTGTACACTATTAAGGAACACAGAGAATCTGTCAGGAAGGCTGCACAGGAATTCTTTGACACAAAGAAAGGAACAAAGCAGTTCAGACTTACAGACCTATGAGGTGATACTTTGCAGGAAATGAGAACACAGACAAGCAGAGGAGAACTTTTACTTGAACACCGACTCATCGGCGAAGACCTTGTGATAACACTTACAGGTGGCAGAGGACACATTGGAGCTGTAGCCGTGGGCTACTATGACAGAATACCCGGACATGCATCCTCATCGGTAATAACCCTGCCATCCCACAGGGATGACGCCATAGCTCTTGATGCTGCAAGGCGTATAAGTTCGGCCACACATAGCACAACAGTTGTTACCGTAGGAATAAATTTTGAGAATATTACACTTGAAGAGATCGAAGAAGTGCTGTCCGCTTCGAACGAACTGATCAATGAATTCATAGGATCAATGAAGGAGAAACAATAATGGAGAGGGAGACGGAGAGGAAGAAGGAGATAGTTATCGGGATAAGCGGAGCCTCCGGTGCACAGTATGGCGTCCGGTTGCTTGAGATCCTGGCAGATATGAATATAGATACCCACCTGATACTCACAAAGGCTGCAGAGAAGATCATCGAAGTAGAGACCGACCTGACAGTGGAAGGCATAAAAGAATTGGCAACATCGGTCCATGATGAGAATGACTTCACCGCACCTATAGCAAGCGGATCCCACCCCTTTGTAGGTATGATAGTGGCACCCTGCAGCATGAAAACACTCGCATCAGTGGCAAACGGGACCTCCGATAACCTCATTGCACGTACAGCTGATGTGTGCCTTAAGGAAAGGAGAAAGCTCATTCTGATGGCCAGGGAAACCCCACTCAGCGGCATCCATATTGAGAATATGCTAAAAGCACATAATGCCGGAGCGATCCTGCTTCCCGCCTGCCCTGCATATTACAACCGGCCGGAATCAATCGATGACCTTATCAATTTCATGGCAGGAAGAGCACTCGACCTTATAGGTGTCGACAATAATGCCTACAAGCGCTGGCAGTGAAATGCCAGAGATACCGCCGCATCAGGAATATTGAGCGAACATTATGGCCATTAAACTGGCAAAATGAAGATCATTCATGCAAAATTACCGCAAATTAAGCAATAATTCATCAAAAAAGCATTCCCGAATGGTTAAATATATATACTACGACTTCTATTTAGAGGAACGTGCCTCCAAAGGCACTGCATGCGAGGTCTTTTGCATGCAATGAACACGATGGGATAGTAGGGTAGCCTGGTCGATCCTCGAGCGTTTGGGACGCTTGGACTGCGGTTCAAATCCGCGCTATCCCACCAAAATTCAACTTTTTTAATTAACTTATCATTGACAACTTGCTATTGACATTTACAATATACTACTGAAAAGTAATTTTCGACGTATTTGGATTAGTTTTATTTAATATGCAGTAGTCAGAAATTCTCATGGTTATGGCAAAAATAAAGTTATTTGCAAATCTCAGGGAATCAGCAGGAGAGTCTGAAATGAAGATGCAAGGAGAGAACATACAGGAGATCCTTGACGGTCTGCTCACAAGATACCCACAGCTTCAGGAACTGATATTCAATGATGTCGAAGGGAAAAGAGAACTTCGAAGTTACATCAACATACTCATAAATGGGAACAATATCCTGCACCTTGAAGGACTGGATACCATTGTCAATGATGACGACGAGATCGCAATATTCCCACCTGTATCGGGTGGCTGATCTTCTTAAGACGCATCCCGCATTGAACTTCAATTTCATAAATGACATTCCCGGAAAGAACACAGGACCTGGCAAGTATAGCATTCGGAGGATTTTTAGGTGCTATATCCAGATATGCAGTTTCATCCAGCACCATTTCACCCAATGGAACACTGATTGTGAATGTGGTTGGAAGCCTTCTTCTGGGAATGATGATGTATGATTATGATTACCTTTGCCACATCAGTCAGAGGACACGACTGACATTTGGAACAGGGTTTATGGGAGCCTTTACGACCTTTTCTACTTTCGCCGTTGAAACCTACGATCTTGGAGGAAACTCTGCGATATTTAATATCGGAATCAATCTCGCACTGACCCTTTTGGCAGTTTTCCTCGGAAGAGGCATTATTATCTACCTGTTCAGGAGGAAAGGAAGTGCCCATGGGAATTGAAGCAGTACTGCTGGTGGGTCTTGGAGGTTCCATAGGAGCCTGCCTAAGGTATCTTGTTTCGGGGACAGTACCGGTTATGAAAGGACTTCCCACAGGAACCCTCCTTGTAAATGTTATCGGAAGCACCATACTATCCACGCTGACATTTCTCTCAGTACCATACGCCAGCTTTCACCTTATCAACATAGGCATCCTCGGCTCCTTCACGACGTTCTCAACCTTTGCATATGAAAGCTTCAAGCTGTTAGAAGAGGGTCGCACAGAGCTATTTGTATCCAATATAACACTTAACCTGTTGCTTTGTCTTTCAGGCGTTTACATCGGGCAGCACATAGCAAGTTTAATCTAATTTGAAAAATAGAGATTAACATATGACATCAGCTATTCTCAGGATATACCTTAATGAGAACGATTACTGCGATGGAAAACCTGCACATGAGAAGATACTTGAGTTTATGAGAGATTCAAATATCTCCGGTGCAACCGTTCTTCATGGCATCGAAGGATATGGAGTTCATAGCAAGATACATACAACAAGCATTCTGAGACTCGGCACAGACCTGCCAATTGTTGTAGAAGCAGTCGATTCCGAAGAAAAGATAAGAAAGATTCTCCCTGAACTTTGCAGGATGATCCCAAAAGAACTTATCACCTTGCAAAAAGTTGAGATCATTTCAGGAGAGAATGTCTGAAGAAACTCTGAACTTTAACGGTAAAGTACTACTGAATGCCCCCTTACATCAATGATCGTTGATCTTGTAGCATCTGCAAGCTTTTCAGCAATGCCATCGATCCCATCCTCTTCTTCGTAAGAAGCACTCTTTAAGACCTTAACTTTGACAAGATGCCGATCTTTAATGACCTTTTTCAGTTCAGTTATCAGCTGGTCAGAAACCCCGCCTTTGCCCACATTTAGAATAGGCTTTATGTGGGTTGCTTCAGACCTTAGTTTGTACAGCTTTTCTTTATCCATATGAACCTACACAAAATTTATGCCAATTATACCTTACGGCAGTATTTGCATATGATAATGCAAAATAACCATTTAATTGAAGAAAAGAATTATTCAGGCTTCTCAATAGATACATTACTGCCGTCAATCTCAAACTCATACCAGGGAGTAGGTTTTGGAGTAATACCCAATATCCTGATAGAATAACCGGAATCATTTTCCTTTATTTCTATCATACCATCAAAAAGCTGCTTCAGGGTAGCCACGGTCTGTGCATCATGCATTTCATCTTCCACTATGAAGATACCAAAGGAATTTGATGCTTTAATGCGACCTGTGAAAACATGTAAGAACCTGAACAATGTCTGAAGATTGGAATACATCAGGATAGTAGAAAGGGAATTGATACAGAATCTCAAGCCAGGGGCCTTTTTCTGAACAAGGAACTCCTCGAAATACTGACCGATCCTTACCCCGATACCTGTGAGATCCACAGGACTGGCTGCCCTTTTTATATGCTCTTTATCCAATGCAGGGATACCAAGTGTTTTTGTGACACAATCCACAATACCGAGATTCTCATTGTCAGTATCCAGACCGTTATTTGAGAACCAGTCCAGTACACGCTCCCCGGTCTCACGGGTAGAGACAATTATGGAAGAATCACCCTGTTTAAGCCCATTGCAGATAATAGTATTAACGAGATCATCCTTTCCACTCATAGGAGGGCCGATAAGCATCAGGTTGGTGCCCTCTTTAACACCACCGATCAGATCGTCAAGTTCTTTGATACCAAACAAATATTCAGCCATGTAAACATTCCTACAACGGACTTGTCAATGCGAATGCATGAGATCACCGGATTTGACCTGACGTTGCATTACTTCAGAGTAAATTAAGTGGGATTTGATCCACATTCAAATCGTACCTGTTATATTATATCCCTTATGGATACGTCATAAGGGATAATCATATTAATAATATATCTTTGCAGGGACTATATAAATATAGATATTAGGTGAACTCGCATACTCAAAATATTCACCTTATGTGTTTTACAACATGACCTGCTTCCGGAATGATGATCTCTGAGAGTGCAAGTTCAACTGCACCAGGTGATCCGGGAAGACAGAAGATCGCTTTATCCCTTATGATCCCGGCAGCAGCGCGGGTCAGTATAACTGCAGAACCTATCTGTTCAATGCTCTTGTATCTGAAAAGTTCCCCGAATCCGGGCATCTGCTTCTCGAACATCGGCACCAGGGACTCGACGGTAACATCAGTGGGAGTCAGACCGGTGCCACCAGTAGTGACAATAATGTCGGCTTCTTTTTGCAGGGCATCCAGAACAGCTTTCTTTATATCCGAGCTTTCATCGGAAACAAGCTCATAACCCAGTACATGATGACCATTCTTTTTCACAAGTTCCACCATCAATTCGCCGGATATATCCTCAGCATCTTCGGGAGACCGTGCTGATCCATATTTGGCAAACCTTGAGGTAGATATTGAGATCAAATAAAAACCAAGACTTTTTCGGGCATCTTTCCTGTGCTCATGAGTAACAGAGTCCATATGACAAATTATAGGCATGCAATATATATTGATTTCCAGAAGATACCTTTTTCAATATAAATACTAAAGATACTCCAAAACCTGGATATATAAGATGTAATTTAGTATAGCACGGGAAAAAAGGAAAATACATTTTCTATTGATAAGACTTATAAACCCCTAAGTAGTAGGGGGATGCATCATTGACACATTTACAACTTAAAGATTTTCAAGACGCGTTGCCAACATATCCAGAACAACGATCTGGCGACCAGATCAAAAAAGCAGGAAACCCAATGCGTTCTTAAGATCACACTGATCATATTAAGGAGGTTCAATCTCATGGTAAGAAAACCAGCAAGTATGTACAGAAACGTAAAATCACGCTCAAACACAAGACGAAAATATATGGGCGGTGTTCCAGGCAGTCACGTAATCCACTACGATGATGGAAACAAGACAGCAGAGTTCCCTGTGAAGATCACACTGATCTCAGAAGAAAGATGCCAGATCCAGCACAAAGCTCTCGAAGCTGCACGTATCACTGCAAACAGAACAATGACAACAGCAGCAGGTCGTAGCGCATACCACATGAAGCTCAGGGTATACCCTCACGAAGTTCTCAGAGAGAACAAGCAGGCTACCGGAGCAGGAGCGGACCGTGTATCCAGTGGAATGAGAGCAGCATGGGGAAAGAATGTAGGAACAGCAGCAAGAGTTGCTGCAGGACAGAAAGTATTCACAATATCTGTTAACAAAGAGCATTTCCCAATGGCAAAAGATGCTCTCCGAAAAGCTGGCCAGAAACTGCCAACCCCTGTAAGGATCGTTGTCGATCAGGGTATGGAACTGGTACAGTAAACAGAACACTTATCAAAAAAGAGGGTATCAAAATGGATGATTACGAAGCGCTATTGGAAAGGGCAATAGAAAACCTGCCAGATGTGGAAACTACGGATGTTCGTTTCGTAATTCCCGAACCCAGGATATTTGTGGAAGGTAAGACCACCGTCCTTGAGAACTTTGGGAACATTGCAGACGTACTGAACAGAGATCCGGACCATATTATGAAATACCTCACAAGGGAAATGGGAACTGCCGGAAAGCTTGATGGAAACCGTGCAATATTCCAGGGAAAATTCCCAAGAGAGAATATCAAATCAAATATCGACGCCTACGTTGAAGAGTATGTTATATGCTCCGAATGTAATCGCCCGGATACCCAGCTTGTCAAATCTGACAGGATAATGATATTGAAATGCTCAGCTTGTGGTGCACACCGTCCTGTTAAAAAGAGGAGGACCACAATTGCAACACCCCGCGATGCAGTCGAAGAAGGCGAGGAGTATGAGGTCAGGATCGATGCCGTTGGTTCAAAAGGAGACGGAATCGCTAAACTTGCCAAATTCACCATATTCGTCCCAGGCGCTGCAAAAGGCGATGTCGTAAAGATCAAGATCAAGAGGATCAGCGGGAACCTTGCATTTGCAGAACGCGCTTCTTAAGCAGCGTTCTTTGATCATAAACACTATTGATCTAGCCCTTTCCGAATTGTCTGCCCGGGACAAAACTGTCCAGGGGCAGATAATAAAGGAAACAGGATATAAAGAGGGTTTAGATGGACCGGAAACCAATTTCAATACCAGAGTTCGATGGACTTGTTGAAAGCGGTTTTCCAAACAATGATGTTGTATTCTTTACAGAACAGAACGAAACTGGCAAAACCGGTTTCGGAGTTCATTTTTTTGCAAATAACAAATACCAACAATGCCTAACCGGTGGTCTATACAAATATAAAAGAAATCCCTTAGAGACCATTAATTAATACATATCCAAAAGGCATCCATAGATCATGATGCAAAAGGTTGTAAGACCTGACATAGAGAGGATTTTGAAATGGCTAACACTGAAAGAAAAACAGACATGGACCAAAGTGAAGAAGACATTACAGTACTTTCACTCCCGGGCCTTACCATTGACCTGAAGCATCAGAACGGATTCCTACAACTGGAAGCAAAAGGCCATTTGCGTGGTGTTTGTTCCCCTTTCCTGAAAAAATTCAATTCTACCCTTGAAGCGGAAAAACCAGCCCTTGTTGAAAAAGACAGGGTTATAGCATCAACATGGTTACCACCAATACCGGGCAAGGTCTTCAATAGGCTCCTCTATGCCGAAACACAGATAGCGCTTGGAAAGTATATTCCAGAAACGGTGTCCTTTGAAATAACAAGACAGTGCAGATGTAAATGTGACCATTGTGTGATCAGCGGCGGTGAAGGCGACCTTGATGTCGATACTGTAAAACGGACAATCGATGAAGCCCTTGACATGGGAGCCGTTGTCATCACCTTTACCGAAGGAGACCCTCTTCTTCGAGAAGATATATTCGAACTTATTGATTACGTCGACAAGGACCGTGCCATTGTCAACATGTATACACCTGGCACAGATATGACACAGGAAGTTGCTGAGAGACTAAAGGAGGTCGGACTTCACAACCTTCTGGTAAGCATATATTCCACTGTTCCCGAAGAACATGATGATGTGCGAAAGCTGGAAGGCGCTTTTGAAAAAGCGACCAATGCCATCAGATATGGACTTGACGCAGGGCTTCTTGTTACAATGTGCACCCATGTTTCCCCGAAGAACATTGAAAAACTGACATCCATGTACCAGTTCGCAAAAGAACTCGGAGTGCATGAGTTCTCATTATGGGAATCCGTACCAAAGAAACCTGAAGACCCCATCATAACAGACGAGGACCGGGAAGTCATAATGGAAATGTACCGCAGGATAAATGCTACCGAGGACGGACCCAGAATATTCGCAAACACATACTTTGAAGGCGAGATGTTGGGATGTATGGCCGGCCAGCGCTGGTTACATGTGTGCGTTGAAGGATCAGTAAAACCCTGCCCCTACATACCATTCAGTTTCGGGAATATCAAAACAGATAACCTCAGGACGATCTGGAGCAGGATACGCAAGGTCAGTGACTTTAAAGGAGAGCGACACTCCTGCCTGATGCAGGAGAAGGACTACCTGAAACTTGTATCGAAGATACCTGAAGATGCCGGAACACCATACGACTTCGATCTTATCAGGTAACCGATATATACGTTCAGCTATTCAAGGATAATAACAAAATCTTAAGCGGAATTTGACAGAGGCAGCACATGAATATGAAACTTGATCCATGGGGTTCAGTCAATATTGACGATTACTCAAAATTGTTCGATGAATTCGGAATCCTTCCATTTGAGGACATTTGCTCTGAACTCCCTGACCCACACAGGTACATGCGCAGGAAGATAATCTTCGGCCACAGGAGCTATGACCTGATAACAGATGCAATGAAGAACAAGGACCCTTTTTCGGTCATGAGCGGTTTCATGCCCACCGGAGGCGGCCATCTCGGACACAAAATGGTCATGGAAGAGATCATCTGGCACCAGAAAATGGGAGGTGATGCTTTTGTAGGCATCGCAGACAGGGAAGCCTATTCAGTAAGAGGTGTTTCATGGGAAAAATGCCGTCAGATCGGAATTGAAGATTACATCGTAAGCCTGATAGCCCTTGGTTTTGAGCCAAACGGTCACATTTACTTCCAGTCAGAATCCGAAAATGTCAAGGAACTTACCTTCGAACTCGGTTCAAAAACGAACTTCTCCGAGCTAAGTGCCATCTATGGATTTAGCGGAGAGACAAGCGTGTCGCACATGACAAGCACCCTTTCCCAGAGTGCGGATATACTCCAGCCACAACTTTCAGAGTATGGCGGGCCAAAACCTACGGTAATCCCAGTAGGTGCTGACCAGGACCCACACATGCGCCTGACGCGTGGTATCGCACACAAGATGAACATGTTCAGGATCGAAGGACGCGAAGATAAGAACAATAACAAGTACTTCAGTGTTCGTAGCAAGGCTGCCCCTGAAGGCGCACTTGCGGATGTCGCGGAAAGACTGCCATGGGATACAAAGCTTTTCGAAGGACATGTTGATGTCTTCGGAGCTGATGATTATAACAAACTCCTGAACACCGTAAGGGAAGTTGAGATCGAGTACGGAGGTTATGCTTTTGTACCGCCATCTTCCACCTACCACAGATTCATGTCAGGACTGCAGGGAGGTAAAATGTCCAGCAGTGTACCTGAGAGTATCATTTCACTAAAGGAAGATCCAAAGGCTGCTGCAAAGAAAGTAAAACGTGCCAAGACCGGCGGCAGGATGACACTTGAGGAACAGAAAAAGCTTGGTGGGGATCCAAATAACTGTTCTGCCTTTGAACTCCTTATGTTCCACCTCGTAGAAGACGATAAAGAACTTGAAGAGATCTACGATGAATGTGTTTGCGGAAAACGTATGTGTGGCACCTGCAAATCCCTTGCCGCAGAACTGATGACCGAATTCCTGACAGAACACCAGGAAAAGCGTGAGCTGGCAAAGGACCGGCTGGATGATTACGGACTATAAACCCAAAAAGGACCCTGACCGACATGAGCAACTATAAACTTACTACAAATGAAAAAAATGTGCTGCTCGCACTGGATGAACTTGCATCCACAACCCCGGAAGATCTTGCAGAAAAAGCATCCATGAAAGTGGAAACTGCAATGCAATCCGCCTTTTTGCTCTCAGAGAACGGACTGGCAGAAGTGAATGATACAGTTACCGAACTGTACTCACTGACAGACGAAGGTCGCACCTATGCAAAAGAGGGACTCCCTGAGAGACAGCTTATCAGTGCCCTGTCCGAGCCAACACCCATCGATGACCTAAAGGAAAAGCTTTCACCAAAGATGGTGGGAATTGCGACCGGATGGCTACGTAAGAAAGGCTGGGCCAGCATTGAGAACGGAATGATGGTCCCATCGGGCGATGCAGAGGAAACTGAGGACGAGAAGATACTTGCCAGTTTCACAGAAAAAGCAAGCACTCTTGAAGAACTTGGAACAGATGGTAAGACCATAAAGGACCTGATCAAACGCAAGCTTGTTTCAAAGACCGAGGAAAAGGACCGTACCATCTCCATAACAGATGCAGGAGTCGAACTTGTAAAAGCAGGCATCACTATTGAAGAGGAGATAAACCAGATCACATCCCAATTATTGAAGAGCGGGGAATGGAAGAACAAGAACTTCAGGCCTTACAACATCCAGACCCCTCCAAGACCGGTTTATGGTGCAAAAGTACACCCATACCAGCGTCTTATCGACCAGATGCGTCAGATCTTCCTTGAGATGGGATTCACCGAGATCAAAGGAGATGTCGTACAAAGCTCATTCTGGAACTTCGATGCACTATTCCAGCCACAGGACCACCCTGCCAGAGAGATGCAGGACACGTTCCACCTTTCAAGCCGTTCAGAGCTTCCTGAAGACTACACTGAAGGCATAAAGGACATGCACGAGCATGGCGGTGACCTCCAGTCCACCGGATGGGGAGGAAAGTGGAGCGAGGATATTGCAAAACGCGATGTATTGAGAACCCACACCACTGCTGTTACCATCAAGTACCTTGCAGACAACCCGAACCCGCCGTTAAAGGCATTTTGTATTGACAGGGCATACCGCCGTGAAACCATCGATCCAACACACACGCCAGAGTTCGAACAGCTTGAAGGCGTAATCATGGACGAGAACATGTCATTTGCGAACCTTCTTGGATGCCTTGAAGAGTTCTATCACAGGATGGGATTCGAGGATGTAAGGTTCAGACCCGGATACTTCCCATACACAGAACCAAGTGTGGAACCTGAGGTATACATTGACGGACTCGGTTGGGTAGAGCTCGGCGGAGCCGGAGTGTTCCGTAAGGAAGTAACCGAACCCCTCGGGATCAAAACTCCCGTACTTGCATGGGGTCTTGGTGTTAGCCGTGTGGCAATGCTTAAGCTCGGACTCAAGGACCTGCGTGAACTTTACCAGTCAGACATCGAATGGTTACGCAAGAGCCAGGTGTGCCAGCTAAAAGATTGAAGAAAAGAATAAATGTAACATAAGCGGCTTTGTGCCGCTTAGATCTATTTTTATATTTATTTTAAACCGTATTAAAAGATCCTTGTCAGGATACCGGTCATCGACCCCGATTCCTTACCTTGAGCAATACCCTGGCAAAAAATGAACGTTTCATTTTCACAGCATTTGAAGGGCAGAGCTCACGGCAACAATAGCATAGGATACATTTACTGTTGTTTATCTTCAGGCGACCGTCTTTCTGTTCAATAGCATGTGCCGAACAGTTCATAACACAGGCACCACACAGGGTGCATTGTGAAGTATTGATAAAAGGTTTGATGGTGAAATACTTCCCAAGTTTTCTGACAAGGAACAGCGGTGCACTTCCCACAAGGGTTGTGCCTGAAAGCCTGAACTTCATACTTACATCATCAATAGGAACTCCCAATACTTCCGGATCCGTAGCACCATAACCACGCTCAATTGCGGCTTTGTTGGTTGGCACATCCATGGGATCAAGACCTATAACCTTTGATGATACAACATCAAGGGATACGCAGTCATAACTTGCCATCACTATGCCCACATCCACAGGCGTGCCTCTTGCAGGACCATTGCCTTCCATCCCCACAACACCATCCATTAACGCAAGATGAGGGACCCTTGCAGAATATATGTCTACTACTGCCTCTGAGAAAAGGTCCTTTTTAGCAAGCATATGGGCTTCTTTCCTGAGCTTTAAAGGAATACTACCGAACATGTTCTTGACAGAACCTGTAAAAAGGGTCAGTTCATGAGTCTTAAGTTTTGGAAGTGATATCACCACATCCGCATCCATTACAGGTTTTGCAATGTAGAGCTGAGAGAAATGTAACGGATCAGGAACATCAACGACAACATAGCCAGAGGTCTCAAAGCTCAGAACTTCTGCACCTGCCTTCTGGGCGGCGTCCCTTATGCCGGACATATCCAGGGCTTCCTCAGTAACTCCCGGATGAGTAATACCTGCACCATCGCCTACTATGGGAATGCCTCCTGCCTCCACAACAAGCTCACACATTGCAGACACAATAGAAGGATGTGTGGTGACCGCTTTCTCAGGAAGTGCTGCAGCAAGCAGGTTCGGCTTTAGAAGTACCCGCGCGCCCGGGAAGATAATGGCTCCAAGACCGCCAACAAGGTCAATTGCCTCCCTGACAGCTTCTTTGGCGTACGAGTAATCTTCACAGCGCACTATGGATACCTGAGTTCCCGGATTCATATCTTTTAGTAACCCCTTTCCCTGCAAGTATCTTTCAGCTTCTTCCTTGTATTGACTATCCCCATGATGTAGGAAGGGATCGTTCCGATAGCAGTACATGTCTCAAGAGAGATCCCCCCACATGTAATGTCAAGATGGTGATCCGAAAAGGAGAACAGTTTTTTGGGCAGACCTTTCCTGCCAAGTCCTACAAGAAGAAGATAGGACTGATTGTGCTCCACCCCATCTGCGATCTCTTCAGGAGTTACAGCGTATTTTTCCTCAGGCTTTGAACTGGTTATCACAGCAGTTCCGAACTGGGACTGGAAGCCCTTCTTTGGAAGGTCGAAGACAAAAAGGCGGTTGCTTTCATGAAGCAATTTCAGAT includes the following:
- a CDS encoding HD domain-containing protein translates to MKVIRDPVHGYIELDQLVLSLIDTPQMQRLRRIQQLGLSNLVYPGANHTRFEHSLGVMHLATTLTSQLNSIEKDEKDEIRAAALLHDVGHGPLSHVTESIIKQYTRQRHEDVKPILKKGEIAEILNEHGLDPVTIADHIKGETSLGKIVNSEIDVDRMDYLVRDAHYTGVAFGLVDHARLIHEMQFYEDNLVVGLGGLKAAESLLVSRFLMHPSVYYHHVSRIAETMFTRAVQDLINKKTLDPFKLRQMEDARLFEMIRADDGYAGELGKRLDERRLYKRALHVGIEVVGENVLRYRGKVDRVENEIADMVGIDSSEILIDIPKRPEIAEMKALIKVDGKMLRLDEASNIVATIENAHQDNWRMGVYTIKEHRESVRKAAQEFFDTKKGTKQFRLTDL
- the lpdD gene encoding prenylated flavin chaperone LpdD, which translates into the protein MRTQTSRGELLLEHRLIGEDLVITLTGGRGHIGAVAVGYYDRIPGHASSSVITLPSHRDDAIALDAARRISSATHSTTVVTVGINFENITLEEIEEVLSASNELINEFIGSMKEKQ
- a CDS encoding UbiX family flavin prenyltransferase; protein product: MERETERKKEIVIGISGASGAQYGVRLLEILADMNIDTHLILTKAAEKIIEVETDLTVEGIKELATSVHDENDFTAPIASGSHPFVGMIVAPCSMKTLASVANGTSDNLIARTADVCLKERRKLILMARETPLSGIHIENMLKAHNAGAILLPACPAYYNRPESIDDLINFMAGRALDLIGVDNNAYKRWQ
- a CDS encoding ubiquitin-like small modifier protein 1 — encoded protein: MAKIKLFANLRESAGESEMKMQGENIQEILDGLLTRYPQLQELIFNDVEGKRELRSYINILINGNNILHLEGLDTIVNDDDEIAIFPPVSGG
- the crcB gene encoding fluoride efflux transporter CrcB codes for the protein MTFPERTQDLASIAFGGFLGAISRYAVSSSTISPNGTLIVNVVGSLLLGMMMYDYDYLCHISQRTRLTFGTGFMGAFTTFSTFAVETYDLGGNSAIFNIGINLALTLLAVFLGRGIIIYLFRRKGSAHGN
- the crcB gene encoding fluoride efflux transporter CrcB, coding for MGIEAVLLVGLGGSIGACLRYLVSGTVPVMKGLPTGTLLVNVIGSTILSTLTFLSVPYASFHLINIGILGSFTTFSTFAYESFKLLEEGRTELFVSNITLNLLLCLSGVYIGQHIASLI
- a CDS encoding DUF190 domain-containing protein, whose translation is MTSAILRIYLNENDYCDGKPAHEKILEFMRDSNISGATVLHGIEGYGVHSKIHTTSILRLGTDLPIVVEAVDSEEKIRKILPELCRMIPKELITLQKVEIISGENV
- a CDS encoding YhbY family RNA-binding protein, with the protein product MDKEKLYKLRSEATHIKPILNVGKGGVSDQLITELKKVIKDRHLVKVKVLKSASYEEEDGIDGIAEKLADATRSTIIDVRGHSVVLYR
- a CDS encoding RAD55 family ATPase; protein product: MAEYLFGIKELDDLIGGVKEGTNLMLIGPPMSGKDDLVNTIICNGLKQGDSSIIVSTRETGERVLDWFSNNGLDTDNENLGIVDCVTKTLGIPALDKEHIKRAASPVDLTGIGVRIGQYFEEFLVQKKAPGLRFCINSLSTILMYSNLQTLFRFLHVFTGRIKASNSFGIFIVEDEMHDAQTVATLKQLFDGMIEIKENDSGYSIRILGITPKPTPWYEFEIDGSNVSIEKPE
- a CDS encoding MogA/MoaB family molybdenum cofactor biosynthesis protein, producing the protein MDSVTHEHRKDARKSLGFYLISISTSRFAKYGSARSPEDAEDISGELMVELVKKNGHHVLGYELVSDESSDIKKAVLDALQKEADIIVTTGGTGLTPTDVTVESLVPMFEKQMPGFGELFRYKSIEQIGSAVILTRAAAGIIRDKAIFCLPGSPGAVELALSEIIIPEAGHVVKHIR
- a CDS encoding 50S ribosomal protein L16, producing the protein MVRKPASMYRNVKSRSNTRRKYMGGVPGSHVIHYDDGNKTAEFPVKITLISEERCQIQHKALEAARITANRTMTTAAGRSAYHMKLRVYPHEVLRENKQATGAGADRVSSGMRAAWGKNVGTAARVAAGQKVFTISVNKEHFPMAKDALRKAGQKLPTPVRIVVDQGMELVQ